A single Phragmites australis chromosome 4, lpPhrAust1.1, whole genome shotgun sequence DNA region contains:
- the LOC133916409 gene encoding E3 ubiquitin-protein ligase XB3-like isoform X1, which yields MGHGASCGRPSEEVDFFGAVQSADLARLATALRSRPFLLNRTTLFDRLSALHIAAAHGHLQVVSLALDLCVPPDVVNRHKQTALMLAAMHGKTDCVRRLLDAGANIVMFDSTHGRTCLHYAAYYGHADCLRAILSSAKSAPVSESWGFARFVNVRDDTGATPLHLAARQGWCRCVHVLLENGAIVSASSGAFGCPGSTPLHLAARGGNLDCVRQLLSWGADRLQRDSVGRIPYEVAVKRGHVACAALLNPSSTEPLVWPSALKFISELESNAKALLEAALMEANREREKRILKGIKNSLPSPSHLDDGVHDTSISETDNSTRAVPVKASDAEVCSICFEQACTIEVRECGHQMCAACTLALCCHTKPNPVTQCQPLPTCPFCRGGISRLVVATRTRAGDEDEENKLESLRHRRSRRSMNLSSDGGSTSSLMGSIASSIGKMGRRRSDSSEQVDDKP from the exons ATGGGGCATGGCGCCAGCTGCGGCCGCCCCagcgaggaggtggacttcttcggaGCGGTGCAGTCCGCCGACCTCGCCCGCCTCGCCACCGCCCTCCGCTCCCGCCCATTCCTGCTCAACCGGACCACGCTCTTCGATCGCCTTTCCGCGCTCCACATCGCCGCCGCCCACGGCCACCTCCAG GTGGTCTCCCTGGCATTGGATCTTTGCGTGCCCCCGGACGTCGTTAACCGCCACAAGCAG ACGGCGCTGATGCTTGCGGCGATGCACGGGAAGACCGACTGCGTGCGACGGCTGCTCGACGCCGGCGCCAAT ATCGTGATGTTCGATTCCACGCACGGGCGGACGTGCCTGCACTACGCGGCGTACTACGGCCACGCGGACTGCCTCCGGGCCATCCTCTCTTCGGCGAAGTCCGCGCCGGTGTCGGAATCCTG GGGGTTCGCGCGCTTTGTCAACGTGCGGGACGACACCGGGGCGACGCCGCTGCACCTCGCGGCGAGGCAGGGCTGGTGCCGCTGCGTCCACGTCCTGCTCGAGAACGGCGCCATCGTGTCTGCGTCCAGTGGCGCCTTCGG ATGCCCCGGGAGCACGCCGCTGCATTTGGCCGCGCGCGGCGGCAACCTCGACTGCGTCCGGCAGTTGCTCTCCTGGGGCGCCGACCGCCTCCAGCGAGACTCCGTTGG GAGAATTCCGTATGAGGTTGCCGTGAAGCGAGGGCACGTCGCGTGCGCCGCGCTGCTGAACCCGTCGTCCACAGAGCCCCTGGTCTGGCCTTCCGCTCTCAAGTTCATCAGCGAACTCGAATCGAACGCCAAGGCTCTGCTCGAGGCAGCTCTGATGGAGGCCaacagggagagggagaagaggattCTGAAAGGGATTAAGAATTCACTGCCATCGCCGTCGCATTTGGACGACGGTGTTCACGACACCTCCATCTCTGAG ACTGATAACTCCACACGCGCCGTGCCCGTGAAGGCTAGCGACGCCGAGGTGTGCAGCATCTGCTTCGAGCAGGCGTGCACGATCGAGGTCCGGGAGTGCGGGCACCAGATGTGCGCGGCGTGCACGCTGGCCCTGTGCTGCCACACCAAGCCCAACCCGGTGACGCAGTGCCAGCCACTGCCGACCTGCCCGTTCTGCCGCGGCGGCATCTCTCGGCTGGTGGTGGCGACGAGGACGAGGGCcggcgacgaggacgaggagaaCAAGCTGGAGTCGCTCAGGCACCGGCGGTCTCGCAGGTCCATGAACCTCAGCAGCGACGGGGGCAGCACCAGCAGCCTCATGGGCAGCATTGCCTCTTCCATCGGCAAGATGGGCCGCCGGAGATCTGATAGCAGTGAACAGGTCGACGACAAGCCGTAG
- the LOC133916409 gene encoding E3 ubiquitin-protein ligase XB3-like isoform X2 produces MGHGASCGRPSEEVDFFGAVQSADLARLATALRSRPFLLNRTTLFDRLSALHIAAAHGHLQVVSLALDLCVPPDVVNRHKQTALMLAAMHGKTDCVRRLLDAGANIVMFDSTHGRTCLHYAAYYGHADCLRAILSSAKSAPVSESWGFARFVNVRDDTGATPLHLAARQGWCRCVHVLLENGAIVSASSGAFGCPGSTPLHLAARGGNLDCVRQLLSWGADRLQRDSVGRIPYEVAVKRGHVACAALLNPSSTEPLVWPSALKFISELESNAKALLEAALMEANREREKRILKGIKNSLPSPSHLDDGVHDTSISEASDAEVCSICFEQACTIEVRECGHQMCAACTLALCCHTKPNPVTQCQPLPTCPFCRGGISRLVVATRTRAGDEDEENKLESLRHRRSRRSMNLSSDGGSTSSLMGSIASSIGKMGRRRSDSSEQVDDKP; encoded by the exons ATGGGGCATGGCGCCAGCTGCGGCCGCCCCagcgaggaggtggacttcttcggaGCGGTGCAGTCCGCCGACCTCGCCCGCCTCGCCACCGCCCTCCGCTCCCGCCCATTCCTGCTCAACCGGACCACGCTCTTCGATCGCCTTTCCGCGCTCCACATCGCCGCCGCCCACGGCCACCTCCAG GTGGTCTCCCTGGCATTGGATCTTTGCGTGCCCCCGGACGTCGTTAACCGCCACAAGCAG ACGGCGCTGATGCTTGCGGCGATGCACGGGAAGACCGACTGCGTGCGACGGCTGCTCGACGCCGGCGCCAAT ATCGTGATGTTCGATTCCACGCACGGGCGGACGTGCCTGCACTACGCGGCGTACTACGGCCACGCGGACTGCCTCCGGGCCATCCTCTCTTCGGCGAAGTCCGCGCCGGTGTCGGAATCCTG GGGGTTCGCGCGCTTTGTCAACGTGCGGGACGACACCGGGGCGACGCCGCTGCACCTCGCGGCGAGGCAGGGCTGGTGCCGCTGCGTCCACGTCCTGCTCGAGAACGGCGCCATCGTGTCTGCGTCCAGTGGCGCCTTCGG ATGCCCCGGGAGCACGCCGCTGCATTTGGCCGCGCGCGGCGGCAACCTCGACTGCGTCCGGCAGTTGCTCTCCTGGGGCGCCGACCGCCTCCAGCGAGACTCCGTTGG GAGAATTCCGTATGAGGTTGCCGTGAAGCGAGGGCACGTCGCGTGCGCCGCGCTGCTGAACCCGTCGTCCACAGAGCCCCTGGTCTGGCCTTCCGCTCTCAAGTTCATCAGCGAACTCGAATCGAACGCCAAGGCTCTGCTCGAGGCAGCTCTGATGGAGGCCaacagggagagggagaagaggattCTGAAAGGGATTAAGAATTCACTGCCATCGCCGTCGCATTTGGACGACGGTGTTCACGACACCTCCATCTCTGAG GCTAGCGACGCCGAGGTGTGCAGCATCTGCTTCGAGCAGGCGTGCACGATCGAGGTCCGGGAGTGCGGGCACCAGATGTGCGCGGCGTGCACGCTGGCCCTGTGCTGCCACACCAAGCCCAACCCGGTGACGCAGTGCCAGCCACTGCCGACCTGCCCGTTCTGCCGCGGCGGCATCTCTCGGCTGGTGGTGGCGACGAGGACGAGGGCcggcgacgaggacgaggagaaCAAGCTGGAGTCGCTCAGGCACCGGCGGTCTCGCAGGTCCATGAACCTCAGCAGCGACGGGGGCAGCACCAGCAGCCTCATGGGCAGCATTGCCTCTTCCATCGGCAAGATGGGCCGCCGGAGATCTGATAGCAGTGAACAGGTCGACGACAAGCCGTAG